From the genome of Falco cherrug isolate bFalChe1 chromosome 10, bFalChe1.pri, whole genome shotgun sequence:
gggcatATCAGGGCTGCGAGCCCCTGCCTGGCGTGCCAGGGGTGTGACTCCTGTGCCTGAACTGAGCAAACAGCGTCTGGCTTCATCCAGTAGTGCAGCCTGTCTGGGGCTCCAACATGAGACCTCTGTGCCCAGCTTTTCCAGGAATGACGCTCATAGCTCACATGCCTGATGGGCTGGTTGCCTGACAGGGAAtaaactcttttattttttttttgccactggCAGGCAGGAAAAGCTTCTGCTCTCCAGCACGTTGGTTAATCTCCCTCGGTGCTTACTGGGGATAAAGCTGCttaatatgaggaagaaatccTGGAACTAGACTCTTGCAGAAAAGGTTGATTTCTGTACAGACCCCTCCTAGAGAGGAGTGTATTAATAGTAGGGCTGTACTTCAGCTGCCGGGGCGAGGTGGGGCTGTGCAGCCGCCCAGTCCGACTCTCCCAGCAAGTCCCTGGCCTGGCTCCAGTGCTGGGATAACAGGTGGTGGAAAGCAGACTCCAAGCAGCACCAGAGCCCTTCTCCAGCTGGCAGTTGCAGAAGGTGTTAAACTGAATGTGGCCAGAGATGTCTTGGCAAGGGCTGACCATCCTGCTACGGCAGtctcctgtttttcctcttggctgcagcctgccagctgAGAGAGAAGCATGGGTGACTTTCGTGGTGCCTCTTCGCCTGGTAGTGGAGCTGTAGGGAGGGCTGAATCCTCTAGGAAAGGGCTGCATTTTTTAAGCAATACTCCCCAGTGCTCTTTGTGGCACTTGGGAAGCCCAAAGCCCTTGCTTTTAAGTTGTGAAAGTGCCTTGTGCCCTCTCGCAGGTGTGTATGCAAGGAATGTGCCTGCTCCAGACATGCCCTTTGAGCACTGCAGTGTTAACTCTTCCCAGGCTGCCCatgccccagctcccagcaggagcCTGCTCCCTAGGAGAGAATGTCTGGAAACCTGGAGTGTAAGTCTGGAGGTGCCCAGCAGCCCTTTAACTTCCCTGGCAGACAAATCTGTAAACTGAGGCTCGCTGCCCACAAGAAAAGTTTCCCATATGGTCTGAGAAGCTCTTGTGGCTTCCAGGAACTTCCCTGTCCTTGCTCAAGAGGATGATGAAGAGTGAGTTCAGGGAACGCTCCCATATAATCTTATTTACGCTTGTGAGTCAGTAATTTCCTTATGTTCCTCTGGCTTGTAAACACTGATTTAAATAGGGTTTTCTGATAGCCAAACCTGGTGCGTTCCGCAGCATGTACTAATCACCGTGGCTGTTTGCCACAGCTTTGCTCATGGCTGGGCTGATCTGATAAGGCCAGCCTGCTGTCGAGCTGCTCGGTGGCTTCATTGTGGGTTTTCTTGAGCTGCCCTTGTTCGGACATTAGCTGGCCGTGATTCAGGATGAAGTACGGTGTGAGCTGGCACAGGGGTGCGGCTTGGTGCGGCACTTGCCAACGTTGATCTGCCCTGGTGCAGCAGCTGGCTTACGCGGACCTGCAGCAAACGTGCTCCCAGCTCTGATGCCCTCGCTGGGGCAGACGGGAATTGGGTTCTTCCTGCCCCATGGTGAAATGGTCAGAAGCTGTCCTGGGAACAGCTACTGCATGCTGGCAGCAGTTTCCATTGCAGGTCTGGCTTTGGCTGGGTCTCGCATATCTTGAAATGAATTTGCCTTGGAGCGAGTGATCCATAACATTAGGAATGCCTGGTTCCAGGCCGGGAGGGAATTCCTCCCCAGCTGgccttcctccccagcccccttcccGTCACATAGTTCCAGGGTTGGGCATAGTGGAGACAGGGGTCTATGAGGAGAGCTGGCCTCGGCACTTCCGTGCCCTCTAGGCTGTTCATTTGGTTATCCTCCAGCGGCATTGATGGGGAAACCAAAGATGCCTCAATAAGCTAATGAAAAGCACATCTAGTAGCCACTGCTCCTTATGCAACATGAGAACCATCTTGTCCTGACCACGAGGCCTTGTTTGTGGCAAAACCAGTATGCTAATGGGCAAGGAAATCTGGGCtggaagcagggctggggctgtgggcagaggaAGTTGACACCTGGCTTGCGGCCACCTGATTGTGGCCTTTGCTTGTGAGATTGATGGCCGGTGTTAGATCCTCGGTCTGTGTCACTGGGGGGCTGTAGCATGGGCCGCTCCTGGCCgggagaggaggaaggctgaTCCCAGCCACTCGGGGTCTTGCTGCTGCCCCAATGAAGCAGCAAGCACTGGGGCTCGGGTGGTACCACCCATTTCTACAGGTCCCACGGATTTCTGATCTTCACCCCCCGTGAGGCTGTAGCTTGTGGTAAACCTGCTCATTAAGAAGAGCCCTCAAATGTGCAGGACTGTAGAGTAAagggatgttttaaaaatgctctCCTGGGTAGATAAACCTTCAGACAGACTTCTCAGTCTTCTGTGGGGACAGCATGAAAAAATGTCAACAGCTTGGCCCCTAGCTATGGGACCCGTCCATCTGCATCGTGCTTCTTGCGGTACAGGAAGGGGTCCGCGGGGGTGACTTCATGGCTGTGGAAGCATCTGGAGCTGCCGGAATCTGTGGGCTGGTGTTGAGCAACCCGAGAGCTCATAGCTGTGGTACCCTCGCAGGGGCTGgccccagggctgtggggcGAGGAGAAATAGTTCTGGGTAATTGCCTAACCTTGGTGAGGGCAGGAGGTTTGGGCTTGTGGCTCCTTGAAGGTCCAAGTGCAAATGAGCACTGGTGCGTAAATTGCCATTGTGGCCAAACAGCTGGTTCTCAGGGAGGCTCTCTTGCTGCTTTGCTAGTGTGTGTCTGTAGCTGCAGTCATCTGGCCGTAGGATCAAGGATTTCATTTTACAGActtgtttgtttccttccattttAAGAGGTGAGGCAGGGCGTTAATGACTTTGGGCAAGTCATTATTGATACAAGTGCTCTTGAACTCACACCGTGTTGCACTGCAGTTCAGCTGAACTGACAGACCAGTTTTTAACCCTTGAGTGATAAAATATGTTTGCTCTTAATATAAGAAGCAATGAATTGCCTTGGTGTGGGGCTTTGGTGCTATGCAAAAACCTGACCTATAGGTGCCAGGTGTTCTCTCGGGGAATGGAAAGTCCTTCCAAATCCCCTCCTCATCACAAACTGAAGGTATTGTTTTTCCACATGCTTTTGCCACAAACTCCTGACCAAGATCCTGTTGTGTTATTTGCACCCTGTACATTCCAGTGAACCTCCTGAATCTATAGCCCTCAGGAAATTCCCCTCCCAGGCTGGCTCGCACTTCTGTTCTGAGAAATTCTAGGGGaattcagctgtttccaggCTGATGAAGGTAACGCTTTTGGTGGAGAGGAAGTTCAGCATTTAATGTTCTTCTGATGGAAGTGATGTGTTCAGCACAGGCTTTGAACTCCTGACCTTTTGCAAAGTGCTTCTGAGGAGTTGCCTGATACTTAACGCTTCTTTACCCCTATTTACAGGTGAGAGAAACAGAGACCATGGATGCCCGATGGCTTGGCTATGCTGCCTCTGGAGACTTGCCAGATGATGAAGACATTGGCGAGTTCAGGCCTCACTTAACTTCGGATGAGTTAGATATAGATGAGGCATCTGGGTCTGGAGGTAagcggggaaggggggaaatAGATCTCCCTCAGCTGATGCTGTGAAATTTCTTCCAGCACCAGCCCATGAGTGATGGGCTAAGTGCACAGCTGGCGCTCCAGAGGGAACTACTGTGTCAGGTGGAGATCAGAAAGCCATGTGAATCGTAGTCACTCATGGATGAGAGCAGGGAAAGTGGTTGTACCATGACGTTGAATCACTTGGGGAGGGCAGATGGAGTTCAGCCAAGCTTGTCTTACTGCAAGTGAAAAGGCATTGCACTGGCTGGATCTCTTTCTTGTTGAACTCCAAAGAACTTCtgagaaacttaaaaaataataatctgttgGTGAAGCAGTGTTAAAAGGCTTACAGTTGGTATCTCAGCTGAGGCCAAACAACGTAAAGAACTAACTGATGTTCAAGTGAACTCTCTGTGATGTGCAAAGCTCCCTGCCCAAACCAGTTTCTGTAGCTCTGTGTCCCCTTTGTGAACATTTGTTCTCTAAAAGGCAAAGAACAAGTGCTGAAATTGGTGCCTGACATGTTTGGGCAGATCCAGTAACTAGAGGGATGGTGAACTATCCTTTAGGGATGGGTGGTGACATCGTTGCCCTCCATTGGCATGAGTTTAGCAAGCTATAGCAGAGCTGCCTTGCTCCTGATAATCTGCAGCAGGAGCCAATGGATCTGGCTGAAGACCCCTCCCTTGTGAGAAGTGAGTGTTGGTCTTAAGATTACATGTCCTGGTCTTGTGCAATTAAAGCCTTTAAATGGTGAAAAGTACTAGTAGATAAAGGGAATTGTAGTAGCAGAGAACAAGAGTCCTAGTTCATCCACAGTCACTGGTATTGTGTGAAGTGTctaaattctggaaaaaatggTGTGAGATGAGAGGAAGGCTTCAGTGTCctcttctatttatttatttatttttacctccCACCCCCTGCAGACTACTCAGACTCCGAAGATGCCGTATATCTGACCACCATAGATACTCCTGTGGTAAGTATTGTCTCTGCATGTTTTAAGCAACACGTAGCTACTCTAGTCTGTCTGTGAAGCTTTCTGAATGCCCTACCCCCACAAGACGTGGCATCAAGATGAATCTACCTGCATGAGCAGGAACACTGTACTCATAATGCACTAAGCAAACGTTCCTTTCCCTGCACACCCTCCTATTCTCAGTTGTaggtgggctgggtgctgcttACTGATGGGTGTGGTGTGTCTATATCCTGTAGGTATCTGACAACTATATCCCTGGAGATACTGGGAGAAAGATAGaaggtgagaagaaaaacacaatgGTGGACAATGAAATCATTCCAGACAAAGCTGTACCTGTCGAAGAGAACCTGTCCAACAAGATCTCCATGGCAAGCACAGCCAACAGCAGCATCTTTGAAAGAACAGAAGTCCTAACAGGTAATAATCCGCCTTGTCCTGATAAATCATTAATACTGTAAATCAAGATGGTTTCTGTTGTTCCCTGTTTCTCTGGGGAGCAGTTCTCTGCTGACTGTGGGAGTGAGATGCGTTACCTCTGCGATCAGCTGTGGCAGGGTCACTTCTGCCTTCGGTCCTTacgcagcagcagagcctgctgcttGCCTTGCTGGGGTAAACAACTTGTTTTGGCACCTGCCAGCTGGCTGTTGGCTCAAGTGCCTCCCAAGTCAtgtggcagctgctctgcacccaGATACTAACTACCTCAACAAGAGGCGTATCTAGTCATGAATCAATATCATAGACTTTCGTATGAAATGCAGGCATTTTCCTTCTAACCTCTGCCCAAGTCCTTCCTTTTCTGAGCCTTGCCGGGAGCCAAACAACCCCTCTGAGGGATCTGAACACCTAGTCAACTGTTACGAATTGAAGCACCTCTGTCTAGAGCGAAACCAAACAGCTGGCTTCCCCTTGGCATGTGAGACAGACCTGTCTAAAGGTGTGCTTCATCAAGCACTTGGCCTGATGGTCTGAGTACAAACCTTGGCACATTTTACCAATCTGCAGCCATCCTCCCAGTCGGAGGAGTGACTGGAAGAGTAGGTTGCAAAGCCACCTAATAAAGAAGTCGATACAGTGCAATGAGTAGGTGTCACAGCAAAGGATAAACTTCACTGAAGTCTTGTAGCCTCCCTTGGTGTGAGCAGAGAGAAAatcttggtgggtttttttgcaggtttgtgggttttggtgttgggATATTTTttggagggtggtggtggtggtagcaggatgttgtggtttaattGAAATACAGAGGCCCCAGAGCGTGGTCACACAGGTAGTTAACAAAGCGTTCGAGTCGGAGCTATAGCATTTTCCTGGAGCTGATGCTGTTtgtgggttgtggtgggatttttttggggggtgtgttTTTGTTCTGTCTCCACATGGGGAGGGGAAGTCTTTTTGTCAAAGTCTCTTTCTTGCACTAAACTGGAAGATTAACATAAACTGGTTAATGTGGAACATGCGATTATTCTGTGGTTGGATTGAAAGTAAATTCTGGCCTTTTCCAGTAACAtctgctgtcactgaaaatGCCAGCACATATGGTGACAGGCACATGGACAATGCTGGCACTGGAGGCTGTTCTGGGGACTGGTGCTTACTCTTGAGGCAGATGTTGAGGTGTAGCTGATGGTTTGGAGTTGTCCAAGGCTTActccttgctctttttttcctccccagctcTCATTGGAGGAGGGGCAGTGGGCCTCCTGTTTGCTGTCTTCCTGATCCTCCTCTTAGTCTATCGCATGAAGAAAAAGGACGAAGGCAGTTACGACCTTGGGAAGAAACCGATCTACAAGAAAGCCCCTACAAATGAGTTCTATGCTTAAAGCTCAGCAGCACCTTGTGCCCATCAAAGGACAAACAGACTGTATGGAAAAACTGTGCCCTCAGATGAGATGTGCTGAACAAATGCTCTTTTTGGATTGAATTTCAAAGCAActttgagaaaaaacaaacttccTACATGACCCTTCCCATCCCGTACAGCTAACCAGGGCCCAATGAAATACAaagagtctgaaaaaaaaaccctcagtgtattttttttctaaaggtagtgtaaaaaagaataaagatgccaaattttctgcttggttttatAGAGGGTatataaacacaaaacagaCTGTATGGAAGCAAAACCACCATGTGTTTGCATCCAGCGTGCCATGCTCAGATTGGCTGCTTCTATAGAAGATGGCGCTTTTTTTATAAACCTTGCTAGTAGATGTCTTGCAGCAGGCTGTTGTGAAGCATTTTTGCGGAGAACTATTTATGAATCTCTTACACTACAGATAATGTTGCCTTATCAGGGAGTAGAAGGCCCATAGGGGCTCAAAATCCCTGAATGCTATAAAGGCCCTATGGGAATGTCCTCCCCAGGAGACTTCTGTCTCTTCTGTCAGCCCCAGGCAAGGGTCATTAGTCCATGAAATCAGGACAGCCGGTTTAGTTTGGCTATGATGACACCCTTTCCTTGCCTTCAGtctcttaccttttttttaaggattgcttgtaggatttttttaataacagaattttaaagaaaatagccTAATGTTTATATAAAGTTTGtagaaattgttttgaaataataaaaaaaaatctacttttttaatttcctcagatttattttttcaatccCTTTGTGTTTCCTTTGGCCGGGCATTTCTCTAGAGATGTTGTTTTATATTCATATTCTGAACCGAAGCAGAGTTAGCTACAGTGTGTTACAGGTTTCTTCTCGTTCTATAGCAGCTACTGCAGACTCTAAAGATATTTATGGTTTTCCCGTaactttttttcaggctttgggttgttttggtttttttttttttgatggaatTATTTATAGTTTCTGAAATGGCTGCTCTTCTCATTTGGTAACTTTTATCCTTTTTATGTAAAACACTAATATAATGAGTCTCTGTGAAAACTATTTAAGCTTTACTCTGTGAATTTTGATTATAAATTCAAGGCAATAACTTCTAGGATTAATCTGTATGCAATATTGGATTCATAATATGATTGAAGTAGGGAAAAGAAGAGAGTATTTCTAGCCTGTAATATATTATTATCAGTCCTATAGAgctatatattatatattttactgAGAAATACACAGTTAAGAGCAAAGAGACTGGAGTTAATTCTTCAGCAGCCTTACTGTGTGTAAGAGGCTTGATCTCATTTGTACTGCTGTTTGTCTGGCGTCTTGTCTAGAGCGTGAGTGGGATGGTGCTAGGAAAGGCAGCCGGGAGCAGCCTGAGCCCCGGGGCTCCATCCCGGTGTCCTGGGCCATGCCTGGAAGCAGGCTGCAGTCGGTGATGTGTCAGGTTTGATCCTCTGAGTTGGAGCAGAGGTCGCCATCTGGGGTTGCTCTTTGAAGTAAGTGTTGGAAGCTCAGTATGGAGAAGAcaactttttgttttgggggCTGGCTGCACTGCAGAGTCCCCTGCGGTACTGTGCCAAGTGCCCGCCCCTTGCAAAAGGCTGGCTTTGGTAGCTGGAAGTCTGCCTTGGTGGCATCTCCCAGCTGGGAGCGCTGAGCTTTTGTAGACGGCCAGCTCTGAACCTGCTGCTGTGGGTCTTTCTTAATATATCGTGTACATAGCTCCTACCTCTACTGAGAGTTAGACCAATTCCCCCAGCACTCCGAGAGCAAAAGGTAATGTGCGTGTCCGATGCCTCTGTACTTTGCGCAAGTTGTGTCCTCCCGTAGCTCTCCAAGTCTGGTGCGGtttaagacaaaaatattgAGTGTGGGTCCCCAAACGGAGTTAACTGGGTAGtcagcacaaaaccagacggTTGCGAAGACTGTTTAGAAATCTCATGGACTCCTGAAGCCTCTTTACTCCAAGGCTTTGTTGTAGGCTTGAGGCCAGATTCATAGAGGCGATAGAACAAGTCCAGCTTCAGCCAGTGGCAGCTGCTTCTCAGAGCTGGGCAGGCGAAGTGGGGAGTGCAGGGGAGCCGGGTATTGAGGCATCACTGCGAGACCACTTCTCCCAAGGGTCCTCCTCTGGGGTGACTTAGGCACTCGGCCCCAGTGCAAGTCCGTTGGGGGAAATGGAAGGCTCTGGGAGGCTCGAAAAACTGCACAGAGCTCACTGTAGAATGGGAAGGAGAGGACTTCACTGCCTATGGACGGCACTACCAGGAAGGCAGGAGCAGTTTCTGCTTCTTGGGATGTTTAGACTCTCTTATGTAATTGCTCTTGGGGATTTTCCACTGTtactgatattttatttttttcctcaaataaaCTGGTACTTTCTAAAATTGGCTTTTTGGACTGTTTCTGGTCTGAAATGACTTTCGGGAGCTGGGTAACAGGGAGCTTGTATTTGTGTCATTTCTTGGTTTGCTGAAGGGGGAGGCGTGCTGGGATCTGGCTTGGCGGTGGCCTGCAGCTCAAAGGGGCTTTGTCAGCTGCTCCTGAGCTGCCTTCAGCATCTGACCCACCAGTGACTCCCGTAGGACCAGCATCACTGGGGGTCTGGAGGTGCTGCGGCTCCTCCAGGCAAGTAAAGCAGATGCAGCATGACACAGTAAGGTGAGTCCATCCTTTCTctggtggttggttttgtgaTGGCACTTTGGGAGGGCTGTCCCCTTGCAGCCAGCAGAGACAGGGAGGTAGAGATGGGCTTGTGCATGTCCCCTGATGGCAGCAACGTGTGCCTGAGCCCTCAGCTGTAGGAGGACAGTGTGCTCGGGGTCTTGCTCAACCAAGTTTCAAGCCAACCCTGCGTATCTGATGTGAGCCTTCAAGGGGGGGTAGGGCTGTTGCAGCTGCTATGGGAGCAAGTCCACAGGTGACTTCATGCTCCTTTGGACTAAAGCAGCTCTTCTATTAAGCAAGACCTGGTGGAAGGTGCTGCTTCTCCAAACCCGTCTGCTCTGACAGCTTGGTGGTCTTGAGGGATGGGACCTGTCTCTGTCCCCTCGGGCACATGGGAGAGGGCAGGCTgtgtgcagagcagggctgctggctgggaacAGTGCCGAGTCTCCTAAGAAGTGCTGTATTTAAATGGATTATCGTCCTCGAGAAAATCTAATTCCCTTCTCCCTTGTGGGAACTCCCACTCTGGGTGGTTAGGATTAGCAGTGACGGagtaaaaaaatcactgcacaGGGTTTTTCAGGGGTGAGGGAGTAGCAAATGCTTGTTCTGCTCCTGGTTGCTGGGTCTGTCGTTGGTGTGCTCTCAGCAGCCCTCTGAGAATCTGCTCCCAGTACTGGGAAAGCAGCGCCATGTGCTGCCAGGGCTGACATTTGCTCCGTGGGAGCTGCTGTTTGTCAGTATATCGGTGACGTATGTCTGCAGTCTTCGTGTTCTTGTGTCTCGTGTAGCTGTGACAGGTTCTTGGAACGTGCTTCTTGGAACAacttatgtcttttttttttttttttttttcttcctctttctctcatCTCTCAGTTGCAAGAATCCCGTGTACTTTCCAAAACCACCCTCGGCGTAAAAGCGCCTTGTTTTTGCAAAGCAATCTGGACGGGTACTCTGCAAATCCCCAGAGTGCaagcctggctgcctgcccGTCCTTGCAGAGCTGTGGTTCCTGGAGTGGATTTGTCACCAttccctctgcctttctgccctccctggccagcctgcCTGCATCTGGTGTTAGCTGGGGGCAGCTCACACTGGGGCCTCGTGAATTCCTGGTCTTCAGCTCTGACCTGAGAGGTGACGCTCGGTTGTTTTTCCTCCTAGCGCTGCTCTGGTTTTCAAACCGAAACCCTGAGGACCTGCTTCACCTGCCTTGAAAATCGCTGGAACCTTCCCAGGTCCTGATGTGATGGAGGAGCCGCGGGCAGCTCTGCCTTGCCAAACCCTCCCTGGCAGGAGGGACTTGGAGGAGCTGGGAGATGAAGTGTAACCTTCCATAAACCCTTGGACTTTATGGTTTCCAGGAGGATTTTGAGGTGAAGTTCACAAGTGTTTGGGTCCCTTGTTTTGCAGGGTaagccatggggctggggtgggtgctgtgctgtATGCCAGAGAGGTGCCAAAATGAGTCACAGAGGGGGGTGCAACCACCTCTAGCCCTCCAGGGGGGCACAGGCCACCCACCTCTCCGTGCAGGGCACTCCGGCTGCCTGCAGAGACCCTGCAGTATGGGAGGGGACAACTCTTGCACCCCGGAGCCATGGTGCTTCCCCTGAGCATCCCGCAGCCCCCGGGTGCTGAGCgggatgcaggcaggagagagggagagcGCGGGGGGTCCCGGTACAGCCCACTGTGGGTGGGGGGCACCAGTGGGGGGTCACTGGGCTCCCAGTTAGAGAtgagcaggggctgtgcaggaggtAGGTTGTCCTCGGGGCTGGGGCCTGCTGGGTGACAGCCTGCCTTCCTCGGGGACAGCTGACCTTTTGCTACGGGGACGTTCCGCTCCGGGGGGCTAAAGCCGTTCAGCTGCCCCTTCGCCTTCCTCTGTCCCCCCTTGCTCGGTGCCAGCTGCCGTGCTGACGTTGCGTCCCAACGCTCCGGTGTCTGGGGGGCTGAGCACATCACCCCCCGCCAGCGCGGCTCCCCCAGGGCTGTGTTTTGCGCAGACCCCCGCCCAGGAGGGCCGGGATGCTGGCGGCCCCGGCACCAGCACTGCCCACACGAGCCGGCCGGAGACACCCcggtgggtggggagggggggttg
Proteins encoded in this window:
- the SDC4 gene encoding syndecan-4 produces the protein MAAGGHRDGGCRCPPPRCCQAGTIPTPAVGTHTPRAEQPPHPHSRGRALPVSGFGSEPHGVPGAREGAAPVRGRSSPPGIPPRCRGAGRGPRAFPAGRAAAALRPRGPLRHYKCGGGGGEGWQSAPQRSAGTAMPLPRVPPLLRAALLLGLLLPAAAESVRETETMDARWLGYAASGDLPDDEDIGEFRPHLTSDELDIDEASGSGDYSDSEDAVYLTTIDTPVVSDNYIPGDTGRKIEGEKKNTMVDNEIIPDKAVPVEENLSNKISMASTANSSIFERTEVLTALIGGGAVGLLFAVFLILLLVYRMKKKDEGSYDLGKKPIYKKAPTNEFYA